The genomic stretch CCAGACAAAAGCTGTGACACTAAGGGCCAGGGCACCCCATCTCTGGGCCACGCTTGGCCATCACTCAGCTTTTGGCCTCACTTTGTATCTGGGACACAAGGGGGAGGATGGCTGCAGACTCCCGACCCCGGGGGGGCTGGGGGTAAAGGAAACTGACTGAGGTCTAAGGAGTGGCCCTCACTGTGCAGAGTCAATGGCTGGGGACCAACATGGCACAGGGACTTGCCTAAGGTAACACTCCAGAGCTGGGTGACGTCCCAGACCCCCCAACACGCTCTCCCTTCATCGAGTGCACACTGGTGGCGGCAGCTTGAGGGGGCCCAAGGCTGGCTATCACTTGACCTGCCAGTGTCAGACCTGCCAGAGGCGAGGTGACACGACTGGGCAGCAGGGGCCAGCTGCTTCCCCTTTCAGGCCTGGAAAGGTATTGCTCGAGGGTTTATCCTCCGTGGGCTGAACACGGAATGCCAAAGCCCACCCCTCAGAACCCTCCTAAACAACCCTCTCACCCTGAGGCACTTCTAGAAGCTGGCTGGACTCAGATtgtggctctcccacttcagcaCTAGCGCCAAACGTGGGAGCAAACCCAGGTCAAGAGCCGGATACAGGTACCCGCGTACCCGCCAGCTAGTATTATGAGCCGAACTGCAACATGAGAACACATTTAATGCTACATGCAGCTTGTGGCCTGGCCCGGCTCCTCCCCACACTCCGAGAATCCTACTTGGAGAACCCCTTCTCCATAGCTTCAGTCACTTCAGGGTGCAGGAAGCGGCCAGCCAAGCGTTCGATGTCGTCCAGCGTCAGGCGGCTCAGGGACCTCTCATAATCCTGAGGAGAGAAGGCCAGGAGGATTCAGCGGCGCGGGTCGGGGGGACGCTGGGATAGGGGCAGGGGCTGCGAGCGGCTGGGTGGGACGTGGAAGTCCCGGGCGACCCTGCTCACCCTCTGGAGTTGGTCCAGGACTCTGCTGGCATCTGCGGCGCTGAAGTGACGGGCCAGGACTTTGGAGATTAGAGGCCAggtggccgggggtgggggcggggcctcggCCACTGTCCGCGCGCTGCTTTCTTCCAGTAACACCTTCTCCAGAGGTTTGACCACTAGGTTGAGCTTGGAATTGGGCCCAATGCTGTAATCGGAGAGTCTTTTCCCATCTGCCCGAGAGAGATTGATGGAGCTGTGGCCCACGGTGGTGGGAAAGGCCTCGGGGAGGCCA from Phocoena phocoena chromosome X, mPhoPho1.1, whole genome shotgun sequence encodes the following:
- the UBL4A gene encoding ubiquitin-like protein 4A isoform X2, giving the protein MQLTVKALQGRECNLQVSEDELVSTLKHLVSERLNVPVRQQRLLFKGKALADGKRLSDYSIGPNSKLNLVVKPLEKVLLEESSARTVAEAPPPPPATWPLISKVLARHFSAADASRVLDQLQRDYERSLSRLTLDDIERLAGRFLHPEVTEAMEKGFSK
- the UBL4A gene encoding ubiquitin-like protein 4A isoform X1 — its product is MQLTVKALQGRECNLQVSEDELVSTLKHLVSERLNVPVRQQRLLFKGKALADGKRLSDYSIGPNSKLNLVVKPLEKVLLEESSARTVAEAPPPPPATWPLISKVLARHFSAADASRVLDQLQRDYERSLSRLTLDDIERLAGRFLHPEVTEAMEKGFSNVCFIPGLCLRIRRWLPAASTKSLDHSQQGAPSRPVA